The region GCTGTCGGGCGGCCAGTCGTTCTTCGACAAGGCCGAGATCAAGGATCTGTGCGCCTACCTACGCCTGATCGCGAACGCCGACGACGATCCCGCGTTCATCCGCGCGGTCACGACGCCGCGCCGCGGCATCGGCAACACCACGCTCGAGGCGCTCGGCGCGTTCGCGGGGCAGGCCAAGGTGTCGCTGTTCGAGGCGGTGTACATGGGCGGCATCGAGGCGCGGCTGTCGGCGCGCCAGATCGAGCCGCTGCGGATGTTCTGCGATTTCATCCAGCGGCTCACCGAGCGCGCGGACAAGGACCCGGCCACCGTCGTGCTTGACGACATGATGGAGGCGATCCACTACGAGGCCTACCTGTACGACGCGTACGACGAGCGTCAGGCGCAGAGCAAGTGGCAGAACGTGCTGGAATTCCTCGAATGGCTGAAGCGCAAGGGCACCAAGCCCGAGGCCGCGGAGGCCGTCGACGGCGAGGCGACCGGCTTCGACAACGCCGACGGGCTGGCCGACACCGGCAAGAACCTGCTCGGCCTGATCCAGACCGTCGCGCTGATGTCGATGCTCGAAGGCAAGGAAGAGGATCCGGACGCGGTGCGCCTGTCGACCGTGCATGCGTCGAAGGGGCTCGAATATCCGCACGTGTTCCTGGTCGGCGTGGAGGAAGGCATCATGCCGCACCGCGGCGGCGCCGACGACGGGCCGGTCGACGACGAGCGGATCGAGGAGGAGCGCCGCCTGATGTACGTGGCGATCACGCGCGCGCAGCGCAGCCTGCACCTGAACTGGTGCAAGAAGCGCAAGCGGGCGCGCGAGACCGTGGTGTGCGAGGTGTCGCGCTTCGTGTCGGAGATGGGGCTCGACGAGGCGCCGCCGCCGACGGCCGAGGAAGCGCCGATGTCGCCGAAGGACCGGCTGGCGAGCCTGAAGGCGCTGCTGCAGAAATAGGCCGGCCTGCAGGCCGTGCCATGAAAAACCCCGCGCTGCGCGCTGCAGACGCGGGGTTTTTTACGCGGGCGCGACGCTTACTTCACGGCCTTGACCATGTAGTCGACGGCGGCCTTCACGTCGGCGTCCGACGCGGTCGAGCCGCCCTTCGGCGGCATCGCGCCCTTGCCGTGCAGCGCGTAGTTGTAGACGGTGTCCATCGAATCCTTGAGGCGCGGCGCCCAGTCGTCCTTGTTGCCGAACTTCGGCGCGTTCAGCAGGCCGCTCGCGTGGCAGGACTGGCAGGTCGATTCGTAGAGCGCCTTGCCGGCCGACGCGTCGGCGCTGGCGAGAGCCGGGGCGGCGCCCGGCTTGGGGAGCGCGGCGATCGCGGCCATCGCCGCGGCGGCCTGGACATTGGCGGCGCCGGCGGCGTCCGGTACGCCCGAGGCGCCGGCGGGGGCGGCCGCGCCCGAGGCGGCCGCCGGGGCGGCGTTGGCGGACGGTTCGGCGGGATCGGCGAACTTCGCGCCGTCGTTGTTGGCCATGTAGACGACCGCGCGGGCGATCTCGAAGTCGCTGTAGTCGTCGGGGCTCGTGCCGCCGCGCGGCGGCATCGCGCCCTTGCCGGTCAGCGCGACGTGCAGCAGCGTGTCGTAGCCCTGCGCGATGCGCGGGGCCCAGTCGCCGGCGTTGCCGAACTTCGGCGCGCCGGCCGCGCCGGTGCCGTGACAGGTCACGCAGACCGCCTTGTAGACTTCCTCGCCGGTCTTGTAGACGCGCGGCGCGTTGGCGTCCTTGATGTCGACCTGCGCGATCGGCGCGATGCGCTGCGCGACGGCCTCGTCGGTGAGCCCGTCGGTGCCCGCGCCGATGCGGAACGCGTGGTTGGCGTAGTTGGCGAGCAGGACGATGATCGCGATCGGGATCGCGAATGAGGCGACGACAACCGCGATGAGTTGCCCAGTGGTTTTGATCGGTGCTTCGTGGGGTGCTTCGCTCATGCTTGCCTCGTCTCCGTGAATAGGAATTGTGAGCGGGTGCGGCAATGGCAGAATGGCTGATCGATGAAGCACGGACGATTATAGACGGAACGTTTACATGGTGGGGAGCGATCGAATGGCGTGTGTTTACCCGCACGGAGGCAGGCCGGGCGGGGCGCCGCGGCCGATGGTGGACGCTTGGGTGGAAACCGGGTATCCTTGCCGTCTTGCCAGTGCCGCGGTTTTTTAGGGCCGTAGCGCTGCGTCTCCGAAGCGCCCGTAGCTCAATGGATAGAGTACTGCCCTCCGAAGGCAGGGGTTGCTGGTTCGATCCCAGCCGGGCGCGCCAAGTCTGACAAGGCTTCCAGCGGTTTCGCTATTTCCTCGTTTTTCCCTGCTGCAGCGCAATTTCAGCTGGCCGGCTGCGAGCATCGGCGGTTTCGATGTCGCGGCACAGCCCGATGACCTGACCTGTGCGGGCTGCGTCTCCCATTTGCGCGCTATTGCTGGTGTTTGGGCGGCCGACGGAACCGCGCCAGCAAGCTGATCAAGGGAAGCGACAGCAAAAACGCGATTGCAAAGCTGACGAGCAACAGGGCGCCAACGAAAATGTCTTCGTTCTGTTCGCCGCCCACAGATCCCAGTGCGCGAAACAGCGGCGCCATGACGTTCCAACCTTCTCCGCCGTTGCCGAACCAATGTTCCATCCACGGGAGGGACGTGATGGCAGCTTGAACTGGCAGCGTGAGCAGCAGCGCAAGCACGATGCGACCGATCAGTTTCATCGAACCGTCACCTTTCCATATGCTTTGAGTGTCGTGCCCGGTACCTGGAATGCAGGTTGAGCTTTCAGGAATGCCCGCAGCCGGTCGAACTGGGCTCGGCTCGATAGTGTGATACAGCCGTCACTTTCGCCAAGGCGGCCGACCGGATGCAGCCGGAAATGGCCGCGGCGGATGCCGTTGATGGTCGTCCAGTCGTCGATTTTCCCGTCGTTGCGATAGAGCGCAAACCAGTCCGCCCGATGCGTGTGGAGTGAGAGGTCCTTCGCCGCGTCGTACAGCCAACCGAGATGGCCGCCGCTTTGCCGGTCGACGATATAGTAGGTGCCGGTTGGGAGAGGGCCTTTGTCCTGAACGGCCGTCGAGTTCGGGTCGTTGACGTATCGGCCGTTTCCAGAGAACGCGGGGACACCGCCGAAGCCGGGGCAATTCAGCACCGACAGATTGTGCCTGTTCAGGGTGAACGTGCATTCCACTGGCATATGTGGATCCTCGGAACGTGGCTCTCAGGTGGTTTTCGTTGTGCCGGATCGATGGACTCGATCCTTGGCGCAGCGATAGTGTTACACAATGGCCATCTCGAAATAGGCGTTCGCATGAGGATGCAGGCTCGACCGCATGTGTGGCCAGTACGCTGAGGTTTCAATTCGGTTTCACCCGGAGAGCTTGAAATTCGCGATTCGCGATTCGCATAAAGCATTGATTCTCAAGAAAGCGCGCCGCTAATCCGCAACCCCGAAGGCAGGGGGCGATCCCAGCCGGGCGCGCCAATTGCCACGAGGCTTCCCTCGTTTCATCCCCCCTCCCGATGTACCTGAACTGCACCTACGTCGCGCGTCAGCGGGCTCACCCATTGCGTCAAATGCTCCGCCGACAGGTGCGCATAGCGCTGCACCATCTCCATCGTTTCCCAGCCGCCCAGCTCCTTGAGCACCTGCAACGGCGTGCCGCGCTGAACGTGCCAGCTCGCCCAGGTATGGCGCAGGTCGTGCCAGCGGAAGTCCTCGATGCCCGCGCGCGCCAGCGCCTTCTTCCACGCCGCGGTCGAGGTCTGCCGCACCGGCCGGCCGCGATACACGAACACGCTGTCCCGATACGCCGGATGCCGCTGCGCCGCCAACTGCCGGCGCAGCACCGCGAGCGCCGTCTCGGACAAGGGCACCGCGATCGCCTTGCGCGCCTTCGCCTGGTCCGGATGGATCCACGCGATGCGCCGCGCAAGATCAACCTGCGACCACTGCAGGCCCGTCACGTTGGCGCGCCGCAAGCCGGTTTCCAGGCTGAAGCGCGCCATCTGAGCGAGATGCGTCGGCAGCGCGGTCAGCAGCGTGTCGGCCTGCGCCGGCGTGAGCCAGCGGATGCGCCGGCCGGTCGTGCGGCCGCGCGGCGTGACGGGCGCGCGATCGAGCCATTCCCATGCCACCGCCGCGTTCAACACCGCCTTCAGCACGCCCGTCACGCGCCGCACCGTCGCCGCGCTGACCCGCCCGCCCGTCGGCTTCGGGCCCGCGCGCGTGAGCACGACGCGCGGTTCGTCGCGCTTCGCCCGGGCGATCGCGTCGATCGTCGCGCGGTCGATGGCCGCGAGCGGCACGCCCGCCAGGTGACGATCGAGCCAGCGCAGGTGCGTCTTGGTCGTCTCCAGGCTCGCGATGCCCTCGCGCTCGCTCACGTAACGCACGACCGCGTCGTTCCACAGATGCCGCGGCCGCCTTCCGAGCTTCGCCACATCCCACAGCTCGGCCTTCAGGCGGTCGTGGAACTCCTGCGCGCGGACTTTGTCGCGGGTGCCAGTGCTGCCTTGTAGCGGCTTTCCGCCGCCAGGCGGGTACAGCTTGTAATACCAGTTCGGACTGCCGGTTCGTTGATAGAGCGACATGCGGTTTCATCCAGGCCAGGGTGAGCGGGGGGCGGGCGGTCCGGCGTCCATTCGCCGGCGAGATAGCGCTGCAGCGCGAGCAGCGAGAAGATCCAGCGCTTGCCGACCTTGCGGCCGGGCAGCGCGCCCGCCTTCGCCTTGAGGCGCACGGTTTCAGGATGGGCGCCGAGCAGCGCGGCCGCGGCGATCAGATCGAGCGTCTGGATAACTGGGTTCATCGGCGGCCTCCTCGTCGACCGGACGGCACGCCCACACGCAGCGCAACGCGTGGACTCGTGGCCTGCCCGTCGCGCGTGCGCAACGCATTGATGGATAAGGGATGGCGGGCGGTATGTCGCCACGCGTCCGACACATGGCGCGGCCCGGACTCGTGGCGCGCCGCGCGGCCGCGCTCGCCGACTCCTGGCGAAACGGCCGCAACCCGTGGCGTCGCGTCCGGCGCGCGGCCGGTTGCGGCACGCTGTCTTTTTTCTTTCTCTTTCAATAACTTGAAGAGAAGAGAAAGAAAGAAGGAACGGTGGCCCCAGGCCGCGCCATTGCTGGCGTTGCACATCCCACTGATGGCGATATGACCGCTTTTCATGGCGCGGTTTTCCTCGCGAATCAAGCACTTGCGATACGCGCCGGCCGAATGCCGTGATTCCGGCGCGCTGTGTGCCGTCTCCCGCGCGGGCGTGGTCCGCAGGCGGCTCATCGCAGATCCTCCCGCACGGCGACGTGCAGGCCGAAGCCCGCGAGCCGCGCGAGCGACACCGGCGTCAGGTACGGCACGCGGCGCAGGCAGATGCGGCGCTCGACCTCCTTCTCGCCGACCACCACGCCCGCGTGGTGCAGCTGCTTCTTGAAGACCCGGTCCGACTTCACCGGCAGGCTGTTCCACTTGTCGCGCAGCGCGCTCGTGTGCGCGATGTGGTCCATCACGTGGCCGGTGCGCAGCAGCAGGCAAAGCTCGCCGTCGATCGTGTCGAACGTATGCGGGTGCTTGAAGTTGCCGCTGTCGATCTCCGACAGCACGGTCTCCATGATCCATACCCACGGCTCGCGGTCGGCGCTCGTCTCGGCGATGTGGCTGTTCATCTCGGCGAGCAGGTCGCGTTCGAAGTCGCCCTCGTCCGGGTCCATGCCGGCGAACTCGCACAGGTAGCGCCACGCGAGCGCGACCGCGGCGTAGTTGCCGGCCATCCGCAGCGCGCCGTCGTCCGCGCCGCTCGCGCGGCTGCCCGCGAGGCAGCGCTCGCGCAGCGCGCGGTACTGTTCGAGGACGTTGCGCGGCGCGAGGCTCGCGAGGAACGCGAGCCATTCGCGCACCGGGAAGCGCGGCAGCTCGTCGGGCAGGAGCGGGCCGCGCTTGCCCGTCAGCGTGGTGCGCACCAGCTTGCCGAGCAGGCTGCGCACCGGCACGTCCTCGCCGGCGAGCATCACCGGCGCGCACAGCAGGTATTCCGTCATGTCCGCGCCGCGTCGCGTGATCGTGTACTGATAGTTCTCCTGCAGCAGCCCGACCGCCTTGTCGATCACGTCCTGGCGGCGCGCCGACAGTTCCTCCCAGCCGACCGGATGGCTCGTGTGGCTGACGCTCGTGAGCAGCCGGAATTCGGTCTGCAGCGATTGCCCCGAGAACATCGTGAACGCGAGCGTGCGTTCGAGGCGCTTGATCAGCGTCGACTTGCCCGCGCCCTTGTCGGCCTGCACGGTCAGGTGCGGCCAGAAGCCGAGCAGCGCCTTCAGGTGGCCGCCGAGCCCCCACACGAGCGGCAGCGCCGCCGCGTTCTGCCGGAAGGTCTGCTGATACGCGGCGATCACGCGGCGCGCGTCGCCGCGCGGCCCCGACGGGAAGCTCAGGTTGTGATACGGACACTGCTTGTCCGCTTCGGTGAAGTAGCAGTCGGGGCCTTCGTTCACGATCAGCCGGCCGTCGCGCCAGGCGAGGCCGACGAAGTTCACCGCGTGGCGCGCGCCGAGATCCGCGCCGCGCTCCAGGATGTTCACCATGCGCAGGAACGGCGCGCGCGCCCAGATCGGCCCGAACTTCGACCACTGGTCGGTGTTGTGCAACTGGTCGTCGAGCATCACGCGGCGGATCAGCGTCGCGCCGTGGCGCGGCGCCTGGACCGACACCGCGAAATAGACGGTCGGCGCCTGGTCGGCGTCGCCCGTCATCGTCGAGGTGGCGCTCGCGACCGCGACGCGGCTGATCGACGCGATCCGGAAGCCGCACAGGTCGACCAGCACGGGCGTCTCGATGCCGGTCTCGTCGTTGCGTTCGAGCTTCGCGATATGGCTCGTGAAGTCGGGCCGCGTGCGGAAGCGCCAGTACTGCGCGAAGTCGTGCGGCGGCAGGAAGATGCGCGGCCGCCCGCGCCGGCTGTCGTCGCCGGGCAGGCCCGCGATCAGCCACGGCTCGTAGTGTTCGAGCGCGCGGCGCAGCGCGGCGACGCCGCGCTGCCGCAGGTAGTCGTTGACGTCGTTGAGCGGTGCGGCGTCGGGCTCGCCGTCGGCGAGATCGGCGCGCCACTCGCGCTGGTCGACCAGCACCGCGCTCACGTTCAGGCCCGTCAGCCGTTCGTACAGGGCCCAGGCGGCCTCGGGCCCGGGGCGCTGGCCGGCGCGCGGGTGGCCGTCGGGAAACGGTTCGTCGTTGTCGAGGCAGATCACGGCCTGCTTGCCGCGCAGGAACGAGAAGTCGATCCGCGCGACGTTCGCCAGGCCGCGCAGCGCGTAGGCGGCCGCGCCCGGCAGCGCGCAGCTGTCGACCGACAGCGCGTTGATCGCGCTCTCGACGAGCACCACGCGCTGCGCTTGCGCCAGCCGGCGCGGATCGGCGGTCCAGCCGTAGCCGGCCTTGTCGCCGTGGGTCTGGGTCTTCACGTCGCCGTTGAGCGCGGGGTCGAGATAGCGCACGTCGACCGCGACGATCTCGTGCCCGGCCGGCGCGCGCACGATGAACGCGGCGGCGGGCCCGCCGTGGCCGACGTTGCCCGGCGGCGTCTTCATGCTGGCCCAGTCGTTGAAGCCGACGGTGCGCGCGTGCAGCGCGGCGTCGAGCGCGTCGGCCGCGATGCCGCGCCCGGCGAGATAGTCGCGGGCCTGCTCGCGGGCCGCGATGCAGCGCTCGGCGATGTAGTCGACCGTGGTCTTGTCGCGCCGCGCGACGCCGGTCGCCGGCGGGCCGGACGGGATCCCGTAGGCGTCGTGCAGATAGCGCAGCGCGTCGGCGACGGTGCCGCCGCGCGCGTACATCACGAGGTCGATGCACGAGCCGCCGACGTCCGCGCTGTGGTCGCGCCAGCCGGTGCCGTGCTTGGGGTGGTGCTGGAAGATCGACAGCGACGGCTGCCGGTCCTCGTGCGCGGGCGAGTGGTACAGCGCGCGCTCGCCGCCGCGGCCGCGCTTGAGGCCGAGGCGGCCGGCGAGGTCGTGCAGGTCGATGCGCTGTTTCAGTTCGTCGATCGAAGCCATGATTGCGGACGCGGTTCTACAGGGATCGGGAAAGCGGCGGCGGCGAGCCGTGCGGGCCGGTGGTCACGCACCATGCGCGCCTCGCGTCGGCAGCGCCCAGGCGAGCAGGGCCAGCAGCAGGATCAGCGTCGCGCATGCGGCGCCGAACGCGGCGAGCCGAGCGGGCGGCTGGCCGGCGCGCCGCACGAGGCGCGCGACGGCGTCGGTGAGGCCCGCGAGCGTGAAGGCGAGCAGCGCGAGCAGGCCGAGGTTGAACAGGGTGTTTTTCATCGAGGTCTCCTGGCGGCGGCGCACGGTGGGGCCTGCCCACGCGACGCCGGGCAAAACGAGTCCCTCGCGCCGCGCAGGCACGATGCGAGGAAACGGGGAACGCGCTGGGGTTTAGCCGGGCAGGTCCAGCTGCTGTTCGAGCCGCTCGCGCACGTGCGGCGACAGCGGCAGGTTCAGCGACAGGTCGGGCGTCGCCGACGGCGACAGCGTGCGGGCGAACTCCATGTTCACCACATAGGTGTGGCCGCACTCGGGATTCGAGCAGGCGAAGGTCACTTCACGGAACGTGAGGGACATGTCGCGGCTGCTGCGCGCGGTGGCGCGCGCGCGGCAATGCGGGCAGCGGTTCAGGATGCGCATGGAATCGGGCTCCGGAGCGGGAACGGGCGCGCGAGGCGGGCGGGAACGGACGGGGCGCGCATCGGCGTCAGTCCTGGGGCGCGTCGGCGCCCGATGCAGCGGCGCCCGACACGTCGGCCTCCGGCGCAGCGCTTTTCTCGACGTAGCGGTCGAGGCCTTCGAGGTAGACGAGCCGCGCGATGCTCGACATCGAACGGCGCTGCCGCTCGGACAGTTGTGCGAGCGTATGCTGCTCATGCGGCATCAGCCGCATGTACACCGGCTTGCTCGACAGCACGCCGCGCGGGGAGCGGGACATGGGGATTCGTTTGGTGGACATGACGGATATACTTCCTGTCGTTAACCTTGCACAAGTTCATAATACACACCATTCGGTGTGCTTTCAACATCCAAACAAACCAAATGGAAAGTATCGGTGAGCGCCTGCGCGCGGAGCGCAAGCGCATCGCGCTGTCGTTGCGCGCGTTCGGCGAACGCGGCGGCGTCACGGAAAAGACCCAGGTGCTGTACGAGAAGGGTGAGCGGGCGCCGGACGCCCATTACCTGGTCGGCATCGGGGCGGCCGGCGTCGACCTGCTGTTCGTGCTGACGGGCGTACGCGCGGCGAGCGCGCTGGACGCGGACGAAGCCGCGCTGCTGGCGGGCTATCGCGGGCTGGACGAGCAGGGCCGCGCGGGGGTGCGGGCACTGATCGGCGGTTTGCGTGCGCCGGCGGCGATGACGTTCAAGGGTGACGTCGGCCAGCAGATCCA is a window of Burkholderia sp. FERM BP-3421 DNA encoding:
- a CDS encoding helix-turn-helix domain-containing protein → MNPVIQTLDLIAAAALLGAHPETVRLKAKAGALPGRKVGKRWIFSLLALQRYLAGEWTPDRPPPAHPGLDETACRSINEPAVRTGITSCTRLAAESRYKAALAPATKSARRSSTTA
- a CDS encoding DUF2778 domain-containing protein, which translates into the protein MPVECTFTLNRHNLSVLNCPGFGGVPAFSGNGRYVNDPNSTAVQDKGPLPTGTYYIVDRQSGGHLGWLYDAAKDLSLHTHRADWFALYRNDGKIDDWTTINGIRRGHFRLHPVGRLGESDGCITLSSRAQFDRLRAFLKAQPAFQVPGTTLKAYGKVTVR
- a CDS encoding c-type cytochrome; this translates as MSEAPHEAPIKTTGQLIAVVVASFAIPIAIIVLLANYANHAFRIGAGTDGLTDEAVAQRIAPIAQVDIKDANAPRVYKTGEEVYKAVCVTCHGTGAAGAPKFGNAGDWAPRIAQGYDTLLHVALTGKGAMPPRGGTSPDDYSDFEIARAVVYMANNDGAKFADPAEPSANAAPAAASGAAAPAGASGVPDAAGAANVQAAAAMAAIAALPKPGAAPALASADASAGKALYESTCQSCHASGLLNAPKFGNKDDWAPRLKDSMDTVYNYALHGKGAMPPKGGSTASDADVKAAVDYMVKAVK
- a CDS encoding ogr/Delta-like zinc finger family protein is translated as MRILNRCPHCRARATARSSRDMSLTFREVTFACSNPECGHTYVVNMEFARTLSPSATPDLSLNLPLSPHVRERLEQQLDLPG
- a CDS encoding tyrosine-type recombinase/integrase gives rise to the protein MYPPGGGKPLQGSTGTRDKVRAQEFHDRLKAELWDVAKLGRRPRHLWNDAVVRYVSEREGIASLETTKTHLRWLDRHLAGVPLAAIDRATIDAIARAKRDEPRVVLTRAGPKPTGGRVSAATVRRVTGVLKAVLNAAVAWEWLDRAPVTPRGRTTGRRIRWLTPAQADTLLTALPTHLAQMARFSLETGLRRANVTGLQWSQVDLARRIAWIHPDQAKARKAIAVPLSETALAVLRRQLAAQRHPAYRDSVFVYRGRPVRQTSTAAWKKALARAGIEDFRWHDLRHTWASWHVQRGTPLQVLKELGGWETMEMVQRYAHLSAEHLTQWVSPLTRDVGAVQVHREGG
- a CDS encoding toprim domain-containing protein; translated protein: MASIDELKQRIDLHDLAGRLGLKRGRGGERALYHSPAHEDRQPSLSIFQHHPKHGTGWRDHSADVGGSCIDLVMYARGGTVADALRYLHDAYGIPSGPPATGVARRDKTTVDYIAERCIAAREQARDYLAGRGIAADALDAALHARTVGFNDWASMKTPPGNVGHGGPAAAFIVRAPAGHEIVAVDVRYLDPALNGDVKTQTHGDKAGYGWTADPRRLAQAQRVVLVESAINALSVDSCALPGAAAYALRGLANVARIDFSFLRGKQAVICLDNDEPFPDGHPRAGQRPGPEAAWALYERLTGLNVSAVLVDQREWRADLADGEPDAAPLNDVNDYLRQRGVAALRRALEHYEPWLIAGLPGDDSRRGRPRIFLPPHDFAQYWRFRTRPDFTSHIAKLERNDETGIETPVLVDLCGFRIASISRVAVASATSTMTGDADQAPTVYFAVSVQAPRHGATLIRRVMLDDQLHNTDQWSKFGPIWARAPFLRMVNILERGADLGARHAVNFVGLAWRDGRLIVNEGPDCYFTEADKQCPYHNLSFPSGPRGDARRVIAAYQQTFRQNAAALPLVWGLGGHLKALLGFWPHLTVQADKGAGKSTLIKRLERTLAFTMFSGQSLQTEFRLLTSVSHTSHPVGWEELSARRQDVIDKAVGLLQENYQYTITRRGADMTEYLLCAPVMLAGEDVPVRSLLGKLVRTTLTGKRGPLLPDELPRFPVREWLAFLASLAPRNVLEQYRALRERCLAGSRASGADDGALRMAGNYAAVALAWRYLCEFAGMDPDEGDFERDLLAEMNSHIAETSADREPWVWIMETVLSEIDSGNFKHPHTFDTIDGELCLLLRTGHVMDHIAHTSALRDKWNSLPVKSDRVFKKQLHHAGVVVGEKEVERRICLRRVPYLTPVSLARLAGFGLHVAVREDLR
- a CDS encoding helix-turn-helix domain-containing protein, yielding MESIGERLRAERKRIALSLRAFGERGGVTEKTQVLYEKGERAPDAHYLVGIGAAGVDLLFVLTGVRAASALDADEAALLAGYRGLDEQGRAGVRALIGGLRAPAAMTFKGDVGQQIQGDATFHGNVELNLGGGRAKKRK